From the Lathyrus oleraceus cultivar Zhongwan6 chromosome 3, CAAS_Psat_ZW6_1.0, whole genome shotgun sequence genome, the window AGCATATAGGCTAGAGTCTTCATATTCTCTTAACCATAAGAATCCGGTATAACCTTGTGTTCATGTGTGTGCTTCTTGAATAAGTTCATGTGTGCGCTTCTTGAATAAGCAGATACACAAAGGTTTACACTCTTGAGCATATTTGAGTTGATTGCTCCTGAGTGTAGAAGAATGAAGTTTTCATTCTTCTTATCTCCTTGCAAAAATTTTCATCTTGTTGTGCCTTCATGTTCTGATGAACATATTCACATATTCTATCTTGATAATGTATATGAATACGTTTCATTCTGCTCTCACACACTTAACCCTTCTGgttacatatatatatatatatatatatatatatatatatatatatatatatatatatatatatatatatatatatatatatatgaagtGTGTTTATCTCAACTCATTTCAATGAACTGGTATCACATCCATGTGAACATAGTCACGAAATCTTTAACTCACATTTGTTCTATTGAGAGGTAGAGGTTTAGCTCAGAGAGATTGTTTCATGAACTTCACAAGTTCATAACACTCTTGAATATTTTCAATCTTCTTCTTTAAACATTTACTACAAATAGAATTGTTGAAGATTGAAACTGCCATGGTACAAATAACCGTTGAAGCTACCATGATACAAGTAGCCGTTGAAGGTATTTAGCTGTTGGACAATGGAGTGAGTCAAAGGTCAACTAGCATAAAGAAGTTGAAATAAGAAGAATAAAGTTTTGAACAGTTGGAGAGAGAAGATCCTGACAACGTCACTATCACTAGATTTGACATAAAGTAGTATACCGTTGTCACGTGATCTTCTTTGGATAACTTCAGACTTGAAATCTTCTTGTAGACGTTTGCTGAAGCTTGTTCATAGCCACTGCTATCCTTATACTTAACTTCTTGATTCAGAGTTtttttatagaattagttaaAGCTTGATtagaagttgaagtatgtcttCAAAACCTGGTTGGAGTGAGACTTCAAAGTCTTGAGTTCACATGTTCTAAGCTTGTCTTCATTAGTGTTTTGATCAGAACTAGTCTGGATAAACACTTATAGAGTTGATGACTTGATGTAGACAAATTCCTTTGAAGCAGAATCTTCAGAAGTGTTGGTAAAGCACATTCAAAAGTTGCAGGGCCATTCCTTGTGACAGTGACTGCTTGCTTCAAAAGATTCCACTCTTCAGAGCCTGCTGATCTTTGGATTCCATGATAAGCTCAAGTGAAGCATCTATAAGACTTAAGTCAGACTCATAAGAGTCTAAAGACTTGGTTCTGATCTTTCAGATTCAGAACAACTTGCCTCTTTAATGGTTATTTTAAGAAATAACTTGATTCATATCAAGGTTAATGTCTTTTAATCTTGCACACTTGAATAACCATTAGTAAACCCTtttgttctttaaatactttgttatcattaaaaccTTTTAAGGGAATGAACAAATCTTGTTCTGACAATCTCCCattttttgatgatgacaataAATGCATTTAAGAATAACAGTTAATGATTTAGTTAACATAGTCTAACTTTAGAGTCCGAGGTTTTTAAGCTCTCCCTAGGTTAGACAGTCCATTAaggtgaggtttgtaagctccccctaagttTTCTTATAGTCCATTAATTCAAAGTTTGTAAGCTCTTCTTAACTCCTTATCTATATTAATTTAATTCTATAATTTTAATCAACAAAGTATAATATCAGAGTGAGGTTTAATCTCCCCCTGAGGTTGATTGACCTTAggttgaggtttgtaagctctTCCTTTAGTCTTGACAATTCATTAAGTTAAGGTTTGTAAGCTTTCCTTAAGTCCTCGTCTTTAATTAAAATTAGTAATTTAAGCTTAATTTATTACACAAAAATAAAGAACATAAATATAaagaacataaacataaacataaactTAAAGCTTATTACTCAGAAGTTGTTATGACATACACTATTTTGTTCAAATGCTTTTCTCTTCTTAAATAATTTATACAATTTCTCCCCCTTTATCATTATCAAAAAGACTTTAAAAGAAAGggaaaaaaataaaacaaaaagtatTTTAAAGCAGTTTAAATGCACAAAATTTTAAAAGAAAACACAAAAGAATTTGAAACAAATCAAACAACCAATTTAAAAGattaaaaaacattttttaaTAGACGAGAACAGTAGAAAAAATTTAAAGTCTGATACAAACAGACGGTTTAAAACAAATTGATACCAagttaaaaaataaaaacattttGACCAAATATATTCTTGACTTCTGATGGTAAATCACTACCGTTTCATTTTCCAAGAAGTAATTATGATTTAGTATGACATGCTTAATTAGTGATTGGCATGGAGAGTTTCAAGGATCCAAAACTGAAACTTGGTAAGTGTTTGAGCTTCCAAACTTTTCATTATAAAAGCACACAAATTTCTTCTAGCCAAATCACAATTCCATATTCACTTCAACATACATCTGATTCAAGATGAATACAACTTATGAGCAGTCTGCTTCTCCTATTGTTTCAGAAACTTAAAGTTTCTGAGGCAACTTCTGATTAGGGGGTCAGACCATCTGAAGAACTTTCTTCAACCTTTCTTCCTCAGGCACTGAGGCCACAAAAGAAGACCAGTAAGAAGAAAAAGAAGTCCAAGAGAAGAAGACGAGAAGTGATTCATTTCGTTTCTGATAAGAAAGAAGAAGTCTATCTAGAATGGGAATACTCTTTCCAAGCTTAGGAAACTAAGAATGATTAGAATTAATGTTATTCACATCATTTTGTAATGATTCCTTTAAGTCAATGAAGTTCTTTTTCCCTTTCTAATTTGAGCACAATCTTTTAACcataattatttattttaatatccATTGATTAAAAAGTccataatcaaaacaaaacaatgCTTTTAACCTAATAATTCTTTTCCAACAGATTCATATGATACATTCAATTTACCATAGATATTTCTTTGATTATACAATCAGAGGCAAAGAAAAATACATCAAAACATACTAAGAATCAGAATATGCAAATCTTAAGCataaaaaggaaaagaaaaagaaaaactaaGGCAGGATTTGGAGACTACCAAACTTTGAGTGGAGGAAGAGGGAGTTGGGATGTCCTTACGAAGCAACATAGTCTTTATCAACAACTCTTCATCACGAGGTTAAATGAAACCTCATCCAAATTTACAACCCTTCCTTGTGGAGAGACGAGTTCACCCAGAACTCGTTTAGAAGGAACGAATAACCACTTTGTATCAAGGAGAGACAATGTTATCTTCAGGAGGTTGAAGATTACTTGATGAAATTTTAATCTTAAGCCCGACTGAGGGAGAAGTAGAAGGTCACAGTCAGAGACTCCCAATTCTTCAAGAAACAATATCCCTTCATTGATGCTCTCCAATTGGTTTTTCACACCAAGGTTTGGGCCAGAGGTCATCTCAGGTTAGGAGAGGAACGAGAGAAGAGATTTTTTGAAAACTAGATCAAGGTTGTACAACTGTGTTAACTAGGTTTGACAGACAAGATTGAAAGACTTAGACCGAGGAAGACTAGTTTAAATAGAAAATAAGAAAAGTTTAACCAAAACAAATTTAAGACAACTAGATTTTGAAAAGacaaaaacacaaaaaatatTTTGGAAAACCAACAAGTAAGATAAACAAGTACAAGGAAAAAGGTAAGACATGACAAGAGAGAGGGACAACAGACAATCCAGAGGATAAAGCATCATCACTACATCGGTTCTGAAGGTAGAgaaaacaagaaaggggggtttgaattgtttttacAGGAATTAAAATATTTTGCAATAACACAcacaaaataaataataacaacACAAAATGATTTATCttggttcacttgaaattcaaagctactccagtccacccggccaaggtgatttcaccttcaataaggacttaatccactaattTTAACAGGTTACAAAATTGTCTAAGAGTTCAACAACCTCTTAGAGCTCTCAAGTCAACAGacctaaacaagtcacttgaggaatcacaaaaaatttcaagaattacaagtgtttggctagatgcttctagataagcagtatAAACACACTTTAAGAACAATGAAAGACAACCACACAATattgagcaacaactcttgtatgGAACCTATTTCTTACAACAATGATGGTGAAAAAATATTTCGAGTATGAGAATGTTGTTGTATCAAAGTTCTGTCTTCAACAAGTTGTAAGGAGTCCTTTATATAGCACTTGAGATGATACCGTTGGTGGGAAATCAATAGAGATTTCGTGCCAGTTGTGGGAGTTAAAGGTAGTAAAGTTATTGACCTTTCCATAACAGTCTTGGAGTATAATATATTTTTTCCCTTAAAAAGAATTGTACTATAATTTGAATGATTCCAACTTAAGTTTCTGATCAGGTGGTATCTGATGGCATGTTTCTGAACATGTGTTAGAGTgagcatgatcagagtcttcagagttaGAGTCTCCAGATATCTtcttgcagagtcttcagatatctcttgcaGAGTGTTCAGAATCAAAGCTTGAACTAAAAAGTCAAATTCTTTAGTTGATTGCTCTTCAGATGTATTCTGTTCAGAGTCAGATCTGATTTCTCTTTGTGCTGGGTCAACGTTTCTGGACTAATGAAGATGCTAGATATTCGTTTCATCAGagtcattttaacttagaatcctgcacacttaagaaaattattagggtaccaaaatttttcattctttgttatcatcaaaacttagagatatattgcagaatcaaaatcttgttctaacaatatccctctttttgatgatgacaaaacttagaattttgatgaaacaataagtATTTTCAGAGATACTAAATTGAAAATGGTCAGAGTTAGATAGAGAGTGACTCCCCCTGAGATTAGCAGTCTCCCCCTAAGTGTGATACTTAAGAATTTTTTTAAAGATATTTAGTATAAGATATGGGTTTCTAGGGTAGAGAATTTCTTACCAGATTTTCTTAGGTTGCTTGACTTGATTTATTAGTTTCTCAGATAAGGATTCAGTTTCCCTTGGTTCATATAGATCCTGAAAAATGAATTAGTTTATGCAATAATTTAATGTCAGAATGTAAGCAGTGCATTTCTGAGAGTTAGATAAATTACTTCATCAAAAGACTTCTATTtaattctccccctttttgttaGGCTCAAAAAGTAAGTAACTCAAAATTTCATTAATAAGAGAAACACTTTACATAGTATAGATAGAAGCAAAAGATAAAGCCTAAGAGGAAAAAACACttataaaaaaacaaagaaaTCCTAGAGCGTATAAGGGTTTGGTGGAAGAGGCATCCTATGAAGTAGCTCAGCTATCAGACTTTGAATGCTGGAGTTGACTTGATCCTGTTTGTCGAGTCTGGATCTGACTAGTTGCTATTCCTTATGCAACTCTTCTAGAGTCTTGATGACTAGAGGAGCAAGATCAGTTATTGATGAATCTTCTTGAGCCAGAGCAACCTCAGTGGTCTTCTCAACATCTTCCGTGACTTTCTGAGTAACTTCAGCGGCCAATGCTGCTTCAGCTTCAACTTTCTCTCTGGATGCAGCTTCTACAACAGCTTTCTCAGTTGCCTCCCTGGCAGCAGCTTCTTCAGTTGCTTTCTCCGCAGCTTCCTGTTCTGCCTTCTCAGCTGCTTCCTTCGCCAGACGAGCCTCCTGCTTCTCTTCAACACCTCTGATGAAGTCATTTATGACTTCTTCAGATAGGCCCTTCAGCTTGAAGACTTCAGAAGTTATCCATCTGATGAATCTGTTCTAGTTGGTCCTTACTTCAGAAGGATTGTCACTGGTGTTGGATTCGTCAGATAGCTTCTTGAATCTGGAATTTGAACTCTCTAAGAACTTGGCTAGTGCCTCATCAAAGGTAGGTAGAGTGAGGTTAGGTTCAAAGGGTTCGGGAATAGGTTCAGATGGTTCAGGTATGGGTTCAGATGGTTTTGGAATGGGTTCAGGCACATAAGGATTCTTTTCAGAGTCAATTGTGGCCTGAAGGTCTTCATGGTTTGGTGAGGTTGGGTCAGGGTTATCTGAACCAGAATGTTCAGTGTTAGAAGTGAGGTTATAATAAGGAGGAGAGTCGGGGTTGGAGGAGAGGGATGGTGATTGACGTACCTCAAAAAAATGAGAGAACACGACCTAGCGAGGCGCAAATCGCACGCTAACAATGATGGACttaacagagtcgccaccgaactttatttattcctaaaaggaaaggggaaataccgataaaacccaagaaataaTGACAAcgattatggtcgtcgcaaccaaatcagagttcaggagtcgattacgcaaggggaaggtatgagcacccctcacgtccattgtactcaatgggaaccgtTAGTTTAGTTGTGCacgttagtgttagtttgaaatgttaggcttctcaagcTATTAGGTGGGAAAtaaagaatagaagagagaagaatgtttttagatttttaacgaaggggactaaacctaagttttttattaatgagCCTGACACAATTTtcaaatcctgctcctacgtatctccgggtgcaatagagaactcaaggcttacgcagttctggatagaaaatgtttatttatttatcgattttagcgaaagctactttgtgtcaatcgatgaaaacattgttggactacccaaaacaagtggagaagggGACATTTGCATCACGACCGAATGGATTTACAACTCAACATTCGTGGGCAACATCGCAAGCTTACTCGCATGTTCAAGTGGATGAAACATTGCTTTGCATCACCTTGAAACAAAATATCTTTCGTTTGAGAAAAAAAGGTTTAAGGATCGATCGCACGGCGGAGAGAAAatagtttgattggtttgaatgtgttttgagtaatggcgagaacttggatgggcgagatatccatcttgaaccctagtctcaggagctcgtggtatccaccacgttacgtttccatcttatttgcaaaaggGTTTGATATTTTTATGTGTTTTTGAGATTTGGTTGAGAAAAGGTTTGAAGAGACCTCTTTGATAGTTTTGAATGATGGCGAGGGCTAAGATGGacgagatatccatctcgaatcttaGTCTCAGGAACTCGTGGcatccaccatgttccatttccatctttttTGAAAAGaagttgattttattcttgtgttagtaactagctaaacaatcaaacaataaagaaataaaaacagtaaaattattacacgtAATGGGAATTGGGGTACATTTTGCcgaatggggattcaaaataATGAAACAATTAAATCGGGCCCAACCAATGAACAAGTAATGCATGAGTGTAGGTGCAAGAGGatggtctcattgtaagaaggcccaagagtaagccatgtgaagaaaataaacaacacaacaagttatatttacaagacattcaaaaattaaattgaaagaagTAAAATTGGGATGTGCACAGATTAAAATCgggatgcgaggatgcgaatcaaagtcacataacgcAAAGACGTGTAAGGCAAGATGGAAATTAAGTTCCAATTCGATTTAAGCACAATAACGCTGGGTCGTTTGGTGCTATCATGAACCGAAAGAAATGCTAACGTGGGATGTATCATTGTAATATGATGCAAAATGAAATCATGCACTCAATCAAAAGAAGTCATAAAGTGAGGTTTTATTTGTATGGTGAAGCAAATGGTATCAAAACCGATGTTAAGTAAATCTcacaattgaaaaataaaataaaataaacaagaAATCGAGAAATGAAAGCGAAACTCTAGGTAATGTGCTTAAAACCGGTTTGTGCATATCAACAACAAATGAGATGTTGTATGCAAAGGTCATAACACGGAGAAATACAATTGATATATTGATAAAAATTTCGGTGGCATAACGGTATAAAATTATCGAATCCACGGATTAAAAATTCAATTTATCGCAATGGGAATATAAAGTAGCAACCAATTTTATTTACAACATTTGTGGTAATTATACAATGTCAAAGAAATTAACATAAACAAAAATGAAAGACTTAACAAATTCAACATAAATTGTAAACACCAAAGGGTGCTACTAACAAAATGGACCAAATAGGCCCAGACCAAACCTCACATTCTTGGCCCAAAAAATGAATAAAATGactgaaaaaaataaaagataaaaacTTACTAACTAACAAAGGGAATTGAAAGGGAACAGATAAAACTTAATTGAACTagagaaaaagaaaaacaaaaagaaaaaattaaaacATCTAAAAATCCTCCCAACGTCAAGGTTCCTCAACGACACTATTCATCCTCCTCAAAATTAATTGCCAACATAAAAACGAACAACGCCAAGACTACATGCAAATAACAGCGAAACCGacaaacaaaaacacaacacCAACAAAGAGAGTCCGACGAAACAAAGGATACACTATTGAATGAATTGTTACCATGTGCCGACATGAGTTGTCTTGTATCCAAATGAACTAAGACTTACCTGTTTTGAAATTATGCTTTCTTGAACACAGCCTGGGTAAAATAACACTTTCTTCAATCCAAGATCCTCTAGTTAAGACAAGACATGTGCGATTTCTACACGGGAGCGTTAAACCTCTTGCCAACAACATGATCCTGACCAATGGTAATGTCCGACAAAGCGAAAGAAAACTAAGGATGACTCTCAGTCGACAATGTTGATGGTGGTTAAAGTGAAAGGTTGATGAAATAAGGGAGTGGGTAAACAAAGATGGATAGAAACTGAGGTGTTTGGGGGGGgtactgtagcggtgtattcgtcgctatatgatttatcgattaaaccataagcaaagcatacaatgattttcgagtcgccaccgcacttttatttatccaaaggactggctaaaaagcgaacaaaagcctaagaagttttacacgtagaaaactaataaaaggatcagagagtctgggtaaggggtaaattacgcaatgggaaggtgttaggcacccactacgtcctaggtactcctagggagcccttttcacacttgttgtactaaattgttatttgttatgacataagcattgtgcaaacatgattgggatggtgagaaaagaatatacaattttattattgggtttgaacggatgaacccgctgcctacgtaccttccatcaaaggtaaggatcaaaacgccgtagttcggctaaaagatttccaaaagttggtggattcaattttaaacacaagcactgaggcttttcattatcaatgggagaaaactcgaccaagaaccacatccaccatgtgaggatagcttcgacgcactagaggggttaaccctgttttcagtacggaagtcttatagtcgactcactaaggataggcaagatttacatcaaccgcaatgataattgaaacctatggctaatgcatgaagatattaatggacaaagccaaaacaagtgaatgggtgaagttaattgattgtgattatgaaaatggagtcaaagtatgattaagattaattcaaaagaagtattatgaaatggagtttgaaaaaagtcaaggacttgggtccaagtttttagtttggaaaacgtgaagatgtttgcacaatatctatgttaagtttgaaatcaaagtatgaaaaggtttaggacataatggggatgaatggatgaagatggatcgtaaaacttcttagaaggttcacctcttgaaatcatatagaagatgattcaagtgtgtcctttggaataggcaatgaataataataatgtaagcaaacaaatgataccggatgccattcaatggtcttactccaatctcacaaacaaaaacggataccggataccactagatggatttacaccaatctcctaaaacaaaactggatatcagaggccactcaatggacttatactaatctcctaaaacaaaatgaaacttggataccggatgccaatctgtctggactcataccaatatccaacatatgatcataggaaagcaaatgccaacttgcagggacttacaattgcatcctcacataaacaaacgaaagcaaaacatggatgttagatgccaatctgtctgggcttactctcacatacacagtatgatcctaggaaacaaatgccaacttgcagggacttacagttgtatcctcacatacaatcaaacaatgcaacatgatcacaggagagcaaatgccaacttgcagggacttacaattgcttcctcacaatcaaacaaacaaaacagaagctatgagtgaccaatgaggtcttacactctatccttccatatcataggagcaaatggccaaaagagatggacttacaattgtcctcaatgggcaaacaacaatgatagcatcacaaaagcaaatgagatgatcatgctttaatggcaattgatgatgataaatgcatagcatacaggcaaacaagtgcatatgaagcaatcagtcaatcaatgaatagcaaacagcacactctatagccaaacaatggggggctcacacaagagggtttgactttgaaagtccactgtaataggtgaaggtcgctcttaaccttgccattgagaggctaaggtgaagcagatgaataggagatgaggggtgtgcctcattgcttctatctcagatcagagagagcatcaaataatagaaagtgggggagttcagaaagatggaactctttcccctttattgactcgattagatcttgggtttttatctcaatgcttcaaccatataatgggagcaaagagaggacacactgaatagtggggaatagattgcttatccctaccttccaccaattgcctcaaatgaggacttttcctgcttgggacaattttaaacaaacacaggcattgcctcttaaggaggacttcagacagtttgcccggtcaaataacagaccgggtctccagactacatgaagaagaaaggtttatacctcaaaagcaattgctaaatagcaaagcaaagcaagttcaaggaacttaagcaactaaagtacctgaaaaagtcaaacttattagtagacaagttaacagttcaaatcaaaggaaaatgaaacaacagtcaaccacagagggaccaatgtgcatagcacaagactcaagtatatgagtcacacctacaaaacaagggttagcacatgatatatacaatccaactcaatcaaatttgaatgatctttgaggcattggtgcttaacctgaaacaatagctcaattgtaagctcaaaagaccactagggctagcctagggtcaaagatgaaagaaaaaagtcaaacagcaaaggaaagtcaacccaattcatgttcaaacatttaagaagcaacctcaattggattcataatcaaatcatgcaccattgtcatttcatacaccaaggaatgcaaagcatggcaagagaagcatacaaaaaggtcaacagcaagacttcattcaaaagtcaacccaaacaatctcaaaaattatcaaataaatcacattcaatcctaacacctagcatggcaagcatgtcaaatttcatggcatttggatgagaggaaggcagtcaattaaaatcatgaagtcaacataatttcaagtaagcacaatgaaggtcaacaagcatgggtcaacttcaaaaaatcatatcaatttgaaaacagatgagaaatgaatgagattaacaccaatgcaaaggtcaagatgtctagttatcacatatgaaatttcatggacatacaatatgatatgagaatttcacaaaagatttggcaatgtgtagcacaaaaagtcaacaaatgactaagcatggaagaaaattcacaatcaaatggaaaacagcaagattaattccagaaaaattcatacacaaactagacatgtgatagatgattcatgcaaaatttggggtcatttggatgtaaggaagcatgtgaacaaaaattgggaaaatgcatatcattcatgtagcaccaaatgcaacacataacttcaaaaatttgtaactcacaaaccacatatgataaatgcacaaactctatatggaaacaaaggtcaatgagtctagttttaccacaaaaaatttcagggccaaaggatgcatcatcattatttcacaaaagaaatggcaaagggtgtcaattatgcatacatgtcaagaaaataattatcaattaaaatccagccaatggaaaattaattaaaaaaatcataatcaaatactagacactctcatggacatgatgcaaaaaaaatcagaatttctggagttgaaatgaattaaaaatgaattgtttaagttgagtgaataattggaacaagtatgaacaagatagcatggtatggggtcaaacatggtcaactgaatggcagttttgtaattatTCCTCTCATTAAACCAAACTCTGCGTTTTGAGCATGGTAATGAAATattttgattggctctcagccaatgaAACAGTAGCCCGGCCAATGGATGAATTTCTGGGTTTaacaaaaccctagggttttagcacAGCATTGTATTCATGTTCTTCAACATTTTCAAGCAAAATTATGGCAATCGAAATTCCAACATAGCACACAAACAACATGGCAATGATGCAACCCTGTTCATGTACATCTAAACAGCAACAATCCATACACACTCATGC encodes:
- the LOC127131328 gene encoding uncharacterized protein LOC127131328 → MEMEHGGCHEFLRLRFEMDISSILALAIIQNYQRDNPDPTSPNHEDLQATIDSEKNPYVPEPIPKPSEPIPEPSEPIPEPFEPNLTLPTFDEALAKFLESSNSRFKKLSDESNTSDNPSEGLSEEVINDFIRGVEEKQEARLAKEAAEKAEQEAAEKATEEAAAREATEKAVVEAASREKVEAEAALAAEVTQKVTEDVEKTTEVALAQEDSSITDLAPLVIKTLEELHKE